The following proteins are encoded in a genomic region of Hoeflea phototrophica DFL-43:
- a CDS encoding Gfo/Idh/MocA family protein, whose product MTKLKWGMIGGGEGSQIGPAHRLGAGLDGEFEFTAGALDHRPEAGRGYGQRLGLEADRAYGDWREMLDGEKARDDRVDLVTVATPNATHYEITKAYLEAGFHVLCEKPMTMTVEQGEDIVRIAQAAGKICAVNYGYTGYSLVRHMKAMVARGDLGQIRLVKAEFAHGHHADAADADNPRVRWRYDPAQAGVSAQFADCGIHALHMASFVTGQEVEKLSADTVSCIASRELEDDAMVNFRMNGGAVGRLWTSSIAIGRQHGLTLQVFGEKGGLRWAQEQPNQLYWMPLGERLQTIERGEANLSPEADRTTRVTIGHAEGMPLAFANIYHDLAEAIRAEKEGRAMDPAANLYPRAEDGLRSMAAVFAVAESGKADGKWVDARPPMMR is encoded by the coding sequence ATGACAAAACTCAAATGGGGCATGATCGGCGGCGGCGAAGGCAGCCAGATTGGCCCGGCGCACCGGCTCGGCGCAGGTCTTGACGGCGAATTCGAATTCACCGCCGGTGCACTTGACCACCGCCCCGAGGCCGGACGTGGCTATGGTCAGCGGCTGGGCCTTGAAGCCGACCGCGCCTATGGCGACTGGCGCGAGATGCTGGACGGCGAGAAGGCGCGCGACGACCGTGTCGACCTGGTGACCGTGGCAACCCCGAACGCCACCCACTACGAGATCACCAAGGCCTATCTCGAGGCGGGTTTTCACGTGCTGTGCGAAAAGCCGATGACCATGACCGTCGAGCAAGGCGAGGACATTGTCCGCATCGCTCAGGCGGCAGGAAAGATCTGCGCCGTCAATTACGGCTACACCGGCTATTCGCTGGTGCGCCACATGAAGGCGATGGTCGCGCGCGGCGATCTGGGCCAGATTCGCCTGGTCAAGGCCGAATTCGCCCATGGCCACCATGCCGATGCGGCCGATGCCGACAATCCGCGGGTGCGCTGGCGCTATGATCCCGCCCAGGCCGGCGTCTCGGCACAATTCGCCGATTGCGGCATTCATGCGCTGCATATGGCGAGTTTCGTGACCGGTCAGGAAGTCGAAAAACTCTCGGCTGACACCGTCTCCTGCATCGCAAGCCGCGAGCTCGAAGACGATGCCATGGTCAATTTCCGGATGAACGGCGGCGCCGTCGGCAGGCTCTGGACTTCGTCCATCGCCATTGGCCGCCAGCACGGTCTGACGCTTCAGGTGTTTGGCGAGAAAGGCGGGCTCAGATGGGCCCAGGAACAGCCCAACCAGCTCTACTGGATGCCGCTCGGCGAACGCCTTCAGACCATCGAGCGCGGCGAGGCAAACCTTTCCCCCGAAGCCGACCGCACCACCCGCGTCACCATCGGTCACGCCGAAGGCATGCCACTGGCCTTTGCCAACATCTATCACGATCTCGCCGAGGCCATCCGGGCTGAAAAGGAAGGCCGGGCGATGGACCCAGCCGCCAATCTCTATCCCCGCGCCGAAGACGGCCTGCGCTCCATGGCTGCGGTTTTCGCAGTGGCGGAATCGGGCAAGGCAGACGGCAAGTGGGTCGATGCGCGGCCACCAATGATGCGATGA
- a CDS encoding MYG1 family protein: protein MTITHLVTHSGGFHADELLSSVVLTRLFPAAALLRTREREWLEPAEGRIIFDVGGDYDASRQIYDHHQRPSPLRDDGQPFSSFGLIWAHYGRDYLAALDVPGADLDAIHSAFDEEFVLPVDLLDNGAIQPSVAGPLAELTLPALLGSLKPVFDDTSPTADDDAFLAALPVARSFVEASVRNLAAKARARGVVLEAIAKAGASPILELPMGMPYLSVLNAADAGHMMFMVAPRGEDWTLNGIKLSNDTFDQRADLPAAWAGLSDAALEAACGVKGAKFCHNGRFIAVASSREAIMEMAELAVKAVQ, encoded by the coding sequence TTGACCATCACCCATCTCGTCACCCATTCCGGCGGTTTTCATGCGGATGAGCTGTTGTCGTCTGTGGTTCTTACCCGGCTTTTTCCCGCTGCTGCATTGCTGCGCACCCGTGAGAGAGAGTGGCTGGAACCGGCTGAGGGCAGGATCATTTTCGATGTCGGCGGGGACTATGATGCCAGCCGGCAGATCTATGACCACCATCAGCGCCCCAGCCCGTTGCGGGATGATGGCCAGCCGTTCAGTTCCTTTGGTTTGATCTGGGCGCATTACGGGCGCGACTATCTGGCGGCGCTTGACGTGCCCGGCGCTGATCTGGACGCAATTCACAGCGCCTTTGATGAAGAATTTGTGCTGCCGGTCGACCTTCTCGACAATGGCGCGATCCAGCCATCGGTGGCGGGGCCATTGGCGGAATTGACGCTGCCAGCTCTTCTGGGAAGTCTCAAGCCGGTGTTTGACGACACGTCGCCCACCGCTGATGATGATGCCTTCCTGGCTGCCCTGCCGGTCGCGCGCAGTTTCGTCGAGGCCAGTGTGCGCAATCTCGCAGCCAAGGCCCGGGCGCGGGGCGTCGTGCTGGAGGCGATCGCCAAGGCCGGTGCGTCGCCGATTCTCGAATTGCCGATGGGCATGCCCTATCTCTCCGTGCTCAACGCGGCGGACGCCGGTCACATGATGTTCATGGTCGCTCCACGCGGAGAAGACTGGACGCTCAACGGAATCAAGCTGTCCAATGACACCTTCGACCAGCGCGCCGATCTGCCCGCCGCCTGGGCCGGCCTGAGCGATGCAGCGCTTGAAGCCGCCTGCGGCGTCAAAGGCGCCAAGTTCTGCCACAATGGCCGTTTCATCGCCGTTGCCAGCTCCCGCGAAGCCATCATGGAAATGGCCGAGCTTGCGGTGAAGGCGGTTCAGTAG
- a CDS encoding DedA family protein, with product METILALVRDYGMAVYVLLFGYCALKSGSLPLFAGYAAQAGALDVAGVAAASFAGGYLGDEARFALARRYGDGLAKGRPRLARIMENGKRLLAQYGVAYVFLYRYPKGMRTIGALPLGLTDMRWPVFTALNGASATLWAGLLVGAGYVFGQQIERAVASNWAAGSVILLAAFLALTGLAWWRVSRLSAREPAATGSVAGQ from the coding sequence ATGGAAACAATTCTGGCGCTTGTGCGCGACTACGGCATGGCGGTTTATGTCCTGCTGTTTGGCTATTGCGCGCTCAAGAGTGGGTCGCTGCCGCTGTTTGCAGGCTATGCCGCACAAGCCGGTGCGCTGGATGTGGCAGGCGTTGCCGCAGCCAGCTTTGCCGGCGGTTACCTCGGTGACGAGGCGCGCTTCGCCCTGGCCCGCCGCTATGGCGATGGTCTTGCAAAGGGGCGGCCCCGGCTCGCGCGGATCATGGAGAATGGCAAGCGGCTGCTGGCGCAGTACGGCGTGGCCTATGTGTTTCTCTACCGCTATCCCAAGGGCATGCGCACCATCGGCGCGCTGCCCCTTGGGCTGACGGATATGCGCTGGCCGGTGTTCACAGCGCTGAACGGCGCGTCAGCCACCCTTTGGGCAGGGCTTCTCGTCGGCGCCGGCTATGTTTTCGGACAACAGATCGAGCGGGCGGTGGCATCGAACTGGGCCGCAGGCAGCGTCATCCTGCTGGCGGCCTTCCTTGCGCTGACCGGGCTCGCCTGGTGGCGGGTGTCGCGGCTTTCGGCCCGCGAACCGGCTGCAACCGGTTCTGTGGCCGGCCAGTAG
- a CDS encoding exonuclease domain-containing protein: MKSAIIFDCEFLTIEGSPQRFWCGPYDPDPVIAQIGAVRLGLEGDFPLTESFSVLVKPLDRHGRPYPIDPFFTRLTGINEDAIKDNGLALEEALGAFDRFTNGDRIFSWGKDEFNLIAISTYVTGIAPPIPVTRFSNACDLLLAAGMPYDDLRTTRSNTLPAYFEVDHPPLKAHDATDDARAVAYTLQHLFRLGRLSPDLLKSR; the protein is encoded by the coding sequence ATGAAATCAGCCATCATTTTCGATTGCGAATTCCTCACCATCGAGGGCTCGCCGCAGCGTTTCTGGTGCGGGCCTTATGATCCTGATCCGGTCATTGCGCAGATCGGCGCTGTGCGGCTCGGGCTTGAAGGCGACTTTCCGCTGACTGAGAGCTTCTCGGTCCTGGTCAAACCGCTCGACCGGCATGGCCGGCCCTACCCGATTGATCCGTTTTTCACCCGCCTAACGGGAATCAATGAAGATGCGATCAAGGACAATGGTCTGGCTCTTGAGGAGGCGCTCGGCGCGTTCGACCGTTTCACAAACGGCGACAGGATCTTTTCCTGGGGCAAGGACGAGTTCAATCTGATCGCCATCAGCACCTATGTGACGGGCATAGCACCGCCCATTCCCGTCACCCGCTTCAGCAATGCCTGCGACCTGCTGCTCGCAGCCGGCATGCCATATGACGATCTCCGCACCACGCGGAGCAACACCCTGCCCGCCTACTTCGAGGTCGATCATCCGCCACTCAAGGCCCATGACGCCACGGACGACGCCCGCGCCGTCGCCTATACGCTGCAGCACCTGTTCAGGCTGGGGCGGCTGTCCCCGGATTTATTGAAATCCAGATGA
- a CDS encoding LacI family DNA-binding transcriptional regulator, with product MPPTLKDVAERAGVSRAAVSRTFTDGASVSLKMRKKVEKAADELGYSPNALASSLTTGRTKLIGLVSNNFHNPIFLEVFDLFTRGLQDRGLRPLLVNLSDETDPANSVRMLRQYSVDAVVVASSTLPPGFAKAFRDAGVPVVHSFGRYASSPEVHVVGIDNVECGRMAARELIRRGYHDVAFLGGPESATSTQDRFRGFMEELAQHPDISVRHTFAEAYSFNAGRKEMLARLQDKPAQAYFCGDDVLSIGALSAISDSDLKVPDDIGLIGLNDMEMAGWENIDLTTIHQPIKQIIASSIELIVSMLDTPERYPEARLFPCRVVERGTLRPVN from the coding sequence ATGCCGCCAACCTTGAAGGATGTCGCAGAGCGCGCCGGCGTATCCCGCGCGGCGGTGTCCCGCACCTTCACCGATGGTGCGTCGGTGTCTCTCAAGATGCGCAAAAAGGTGGAAAAAGCCGCTGATGAGCTGGGTTACAGCCCGAATGCGCTGGCTTCGAGCCTGACCACCGGGCGGACCAAGCTGATCGGTCTGGTGTCGAACAACTTTCACAACCCGATCTTTCTCGAGGTTTTCGACCTGTTCACCCGTGGTCTGCAGGACCGGGGGCTGCGGCCGCTGCTCGTCAATCTGTCTGATGAAACCGATCCCGCAAATTCGGTCCGGATGCTGCGGCAATATTCGGTTGATGCAGTGGTGGTGGCATCCTCGACCTTGCCGCCGGGCTTCGCCAAGGCATTTCGCGATGCCGGTGTTCCGGTGGTCCACAGTTTCGGCCGCTACGCCAGTTCGCCGGAAGTGCATGTGGTCGGGATCGACAATGTCGAATGCGGGCGAATGGCGGCGCGCGAACTGATCCGGCGCGGCTACCACGATGTTGCGTTTCTGGGCGGGCCGGAAAGCGCGACCTCGACGCAAGACCGGTTTCGGGGCTTCATGGAAGAACTGGCGCAGCACCCCGACATTTCGGTGCGGCACACCTTTGCCGAAGCCTATTCGTTCAATGCGGGGCGCAAGGAAATGCTGGCGCGGCTCCAGGACAAGCCGGCCCAGGCCTATTTCTGCGGCGATGACGTGCTCTCCATCGGGGCACTGAGCGCGATCAGTGATTCGGACCTTAAAGTGCCGGATGACATTGGCCTGATCGGGCTCAATGACATGGAAATGGCGGGCTGGGAGAACATCGACCTCACCACCATTCACCAGCCGATCAAGCAGATCATTGCCTCCTCGATCGAGCTGATTGTCTCGATGCTCGACACGCCGGAGCGCTACCCTGAAGCCAGGCTGTTTCCCTGCCGGGTCGTAGAGCGGGGAACTTTGAGACCGGTCAACTGA
- a CDS encoding sugar ABC transporter substrate-binding protein, whose amino-acid sequence MSLTKKLALAVAVFAAPVLTAATASAEGERYVLVSHAPDSDSWWNTIKNGIALAGEQMNVEVEYRNPPTGDLADMARIIEQAAASSPNGIITTLADYDVLSGPIKAAVESGVDVIIMNSGTPDQAREVGALMYVGQPEYDAGFAAGLRAKGDGIGSFLCVNHYISSPASTERCQGFADGLGVDLGNQMIDSGQDPAEIKNRVLAYLNSNPDTDAVLTLGPTSADPTLLALDENGMAGDIYFGTFDLGTNIVEGIKAGTINWGIDQQPFLQAYLPVVVMTNYHRYGVLPGNNINSGPGFVTADGLEMVEKFAGEYR is encoded by the coding sequence ATGTCATTGACCAAGAAGCTCGCTCTGGCCGTTGCGGTGTTCGCAGCACCGGTGCTCACCGCAGCCACCGCATCCGCCGAAGGCGAGCGCTATGTGCTCGTCAGCCATGCCCCCGACAGCGACAGCTGGTGGAACACCATCAAGAACGGCATCGCACTTGCCGGCGAGCAAATGAATGTTGAAGTCGAGTACCGCAATCCGCCGACCGGCGACCTCGCCGACATGGCCCGTATCATTGAGCAGGCAGCAGCCTCCTCGCCCAACGGCATCATCACAACACTCGCCGATTACGACGTGCTTTCCGGTCCGATCAAGGCCGCTGTCGAGTCCGGCGTGGACGTGATCATCATGAACTCCGGCACACCTGACCAGGCCCGCGAGGTCGGCGCCCTGATGTATGTCGGCCAGCCCGAATATGATGCCGGTTTCGCAGCCGGTCTGCGCGCCAAGGGCGACGGCATCGGCTCGTTCCTCTGCGTCAACCACTACATCTCCTCGCCGGCTTCGACCGAGCGCTGCCAGGGCTTTGCAGATGGTCTGGGTGTTGATCTGGGCAACCAGATGATCGATTCGGGTCAGGACCCGGCTGAAATCAAAAACCGCGTTCTCGCCTATCTCAACTCAAACCCGGACACCGATGCTGTGCTGACGCTCGGCCCGACAAGTGCCGATCCGACCCTGCTCGCGCTGGATGAAAACGGCATGGCCGGCGACATCTACTTCGGCACCTTTGACCTCGGCACCAACATCGTTGAAGGCATCAAGGCCGGCACCATCAACTGGGGCATCGACCAGCAGCCCTTCCTGCAGGCCTATCTGCCGGTCGTGGTGATGACCAACTATCACCGTTACGGCGTTCTGCCGGGCAACAACATCAACTCCGGCCCTGGTTTCGTAACCGCCGACGGACTTGAAATGGTTGAAAAGTTCGCCGGCGAATACCGCTAA
- a CDS encoding ABC transporter permease subunit, whose amino-acid sequence MMSNTADAPASDERIKQTSALRKALIRPELGGICGTVIVFVLFAIFAGDSGMFNSQGVLNWSVVSAQFMIIAVGACLLMIAGEFDLSVGSMIGFAGMMIAIFSITLEWPVWQAIIVTFVLCTAIGALNGIIVVRTGLPSFIVTLAFLFILRGFTIYLPQLIERKTIIGGIDKAAEGDWLAVLFGGKILGGLFTWLGDAGIIAVFERGNRAGQPVVDGIPMLIIWALVLVAFGHILLTRTQFGNWIFASGGDAESARNSGVPVNRVKVLMFMFTAFCACVFATCQVMEFGSAGADRGLLKEFEAIIAVVIGGALLTGGYGSVIGAALGALIFGVVQQGLFFANVESSLFRVFLGVILLFAVVLNTYIRRMITGER is encoded by the coding sequence ATGATGTCTAATACGGCTGACGCACCCGCAAGCGACGAACGCATCAAGCAAACTTCCGCCCTGCGCAAAGCACTGATCCGCCCCGAACTTGGCGGCATCTGCGGGACTGTGATCGTGTTCGTGCTTTTTGCAATTTTCGCCGGCGACAGCGGAATGTTCAATTCCCAAGGCGTTCTCAACTGGTCCGTGGTTTCGGCCCAGTTCATGATTATCGCGGTTGGCGCATGTCTTTTGATGATCGCCGGCGAGTTTGATCTTTCTGTCGGCTCCATGATCGGCTTTGCCGGCATGATGATCGCAATCTTTTCAATCACGCTCGAATGGCCGGTCTGGCAGGCCATCATCGTCACATTCGTCCTGTGCACCGCAATCGGCGCCCTCAACGGCATCATTGTCGTGCGGACGGGGCTGCCGAGCTTTATCGTGACGCTGGCATTTCTTTTCATCCTTCGTGGCTTCACCATCTATCTGCCCCAGCTGATCGAACGCAAAACCATCATCGGCGGGATCGACAAGGCGGCTGAAGGCGACTGGCTGGCTGTTCTCTTCGGCGGAAAGATCCTCGGCGGTCTGTTCACCTGGCTGGGTGATGCAGGCATCATCGCGGTCTTCGAGCGTGGCAATCGCGCCGGACAGCCGGTGGTTGACGGCATCCCGATGCTGATCATCTGGGCGTTGGTTCTGGTGGCGTTCGGCCACATCCTGCTCACCCGCACCCAGTTCGGCAACTGGATCTTTGCTTCCGGCGGCGACGCGGAATCAGCCCGGAACTCGGGCGTTCCGGTCAACCGCGTCAAAGTGCTGATGTTCATGTTCACAGCCTTCTGTGCCTGTGTCTTCGCCACCTGTCAGGTTATGGAGTTCGGCTCGGCGGGTGCGGACCGCGGACTGCTCAAGGAGTTCGAGGCGATCATCGCGGTGGTGATCGGCGGCGCATTGCTGACCGGCGGTTACGGCTCCGTTATCGGCGCGGCACTCGGCGCACTGATCTTCGGCGTCGTGCAGCAAGGCCTGTTCTTCGCCAATGTCGAAAGCTCACTGTTCAGGGTGTTCCTGGGCGTTATCCTGCTGTTTGCCGTGGTGCTCAACACCTACATCCGGCGCATGATCACGGGGGAGAGATGA